The region TTCGGCGGCACGATCTCGCCCACGCGGCGGATGAAGCGCTGCGGGGTGTCGTGGCCGCCCGTGGCCGGGGCCAGGGCTGGGAAGGCTTTTTTGAGGGCTTCGATGTAGTCGATCCACTCCCGGCGCGGATTGGCGGCCACGCGCGGCAGCAGGGCGTCAAGGGTGGCGCCGATGTCGGCCAGGATGCCCACGGACGCGGCCCGGAGCTTGTCGAGCTCGCTGTGGTCGATGTCAATATGGATGATTTTGGCCTGGGGGCAGAACTCCTGGACCCGGCCCGTGGCCCGGTCATCAAAACGCACCCCTGCGGCCAGAATCAGATCGCAGGCCTCCAGGGCCATGTTGGTGAAGCGTTCGGCGTGCATGCCGAGCATGCCCAGGCAGAGTTCATGGTCGCGGTCCATGGCGGTCAGGCCCATGAGGGTCTGGGCCACGGGCATGGACGCGGTTTCGGCCAACTGCCGGATCTGATCCTGGGCTCCGGCCGCGACCACGCCGCCGCCAACCCAGAGAATGGGCCGCCTGGCCGCGTTGATCATGGCAATGGCCGTTTCCAATTCCGCGTCGAAACAGCTTGGGGTCGGATCGGCCGCGCCGGGCTCGGGCCAGTGCTCAAAGCTGACCCGTTCCAGCTGCACGTCGCGCGGGATGTCGATCAGGACCGGACCGGGCCGTCCGCTGGCCGCGATGGTGAAGGCCTCGGGGATGACCTCCAGCAGCTCGGCGGCGGAGCGGACCAGGAAGTTGTGCTTGGTGATGGGGATGGTCATGCCGTAGATGTCCACTTCCTGGAAGGCGTCGGTCCCCATCAAGGCGCGTGGTACCTGCCCGGTGATGCAGATCACGGGCACGGAATCGAGCTTGGCGTCGGCAATGGCGGTCAGAATGTTGGTCGCGCCGGGGCCGGAGGTGGCAAAACAGACGGCGGGTTTGCCCGAGACGCGGGCCATGCCCTGGGCCAGAAAACCCGCGCCCTGTTCGTGGCGGCAGAGGATATGTCGGATGCGGAGGCTGCGGGACAGGGCGTCGTACAGGGGCAGGTTCGCGCCGCCGGGAATGCCGGCGATGACGCGGATGTCCTGCCGCTCCAGCAAGGCGATGGCCAGTTCCGCGCCGGTCATGGAAATCATGGGACGTCTCCTTTTTCAGCTCTGGTGCGGGTCCGGCGGGGTGGGAGCTGAAAAAAGAGACCCCCCGCCGGTGCCGTTGCGCCGGCGGGGGGTGTAAAACCAGATGTCCGTTTTCCCGCTACGACACAACAGCGTCCTGTACGACGCATACTACGACGACTACTAGGCCGAGCAGGGTGCCAACTAGGGCGGAAAGTCGGGTCGTCATGGTGTGTTTCACGGGGGTTCCGGGTAATCAATTATCGAATGGATGGAAGCTACCGCCAGGGGTGGAGGGTGTCAAGCAGGTGTCGGCATTAATGGGAGGGCATCATGCGTGTTCGCCCGCCTCCAGGTCTGCGTGCCGCAATTCGCGCTGGGCCGCGAACACCACCAGCACGAGGAGGCTGTTCCCGCTGATTTTATAGACGATGCGGTAGCGCTGATGCAGAATTTCGCGGATTTCTGGCCGTCCG is a window of Deltaproteobacteria bacterium DNA encoding:
- the ilvB gene encoding acetolactate synthase large subunit, with translation MISMTGAELAIALLERQDIRVIAGIPGGANLPLYDALSRSLRIRHILCRHEQGAGFLAQGMARVSGKPAVCFATSGPGATNILTAIADAKLDSVPVICITGQVPRALMGTDAFQEVDIYGMTIPITKHNFLVRSAAELLEVIPEAFTIAASGRPGPVLIDIPRDVQLERVSFEHWPEPGAADPTPSCFDAELETAIAMINAARRPILWVGGGVVAAGAQDQIRQLAETASMPVAQTLMGLTAMDRDHELCLGMLGMHAERFTNMALEACDLILAAGVRFDDRATGRVQEFCPQAKIIHIDIDHSELDKLRAASVGILADIGATLDALLPRVAANPRREWIDYIEALKKAFPALAPATGGHDTPQRFIRRVGEIVPPNAIVATDVGKHQMWAAQSYPFTRHVSWLTSGGLGTMGFGLPTAIGAAMADPERKVICFSGDGSLLMNIQEMATAAEQQADVTVILLNNNCLGLVHQQQELFFDANCFSSIYSIAVDFPRIAQGFGWRTWDLTGAADPDAVLREALAHKGPSLVHVPVAREEKVLPMVPPGAANRVMIEEVLNV